The genomic region CTTGGTGAACAGCTCGATCTGGGCCAGGGTCTGGTCCGCGAACGAGTTGGACATGACGAACGAGGGGTGACCGGTGGCGTTGCCGAGGTTCAGCAGACGGCCCTCGGACAGGACGATCAGGACCTTGCCGTCCGGGAACTTCCAGGTGTGGACCTGCGGCTTGACCTCGTCCTTGACGATGCCGTCGATCTTCGCCAGGCCGGCCATGTCGATCTCGTTGTCGAAGTGGCCGATGTTGCCGACGATGGCCTGGTGCTTCATCCGGGCCATGTCCGAGGCCATGATGATGTCCTTGTTGCCCGTCGTCGTGACGAAGATGTCCGCGGTCTCCACCACGTCGTCCAGCGTCGTGACCTGGTAACCGTCCATCGCGGCCTGCAGGGCGCAGATCGGGTCGATCTCCGTGATGATCACCCGGGCGCCCTGGCCGCGGAGGGACTCCGCACAGCCCTTGCCCACGTCGCCGTAGCCACAGACGACGGCGGTCTTGCCGCCGATCAGGACATCGGTGGCGCGGTTGATGCCGTCGATCAGCGAGTGGCGGCATCCGTACTTGTTGTCGAACTTCGACTTGGTGACCGCGTCGTTGACGTTGATCGCCGGGAACAGGAGGGTGCCGTCGCGGTGCATCTCGTACAGCCGGTGCACACCGGTCGTGGTCTCCTCGGTCACGCCGCGGATCTCGGACGCCAGCTGGGTCCACTTCTGCGGGGACTCGCCGAGGGTGCGGTTCAGCAGGGTGAGGATGTACGCGTACTCCTCGCTGTCCGCCGTCGACGGGTCCGGAGCCTCGCCGGCCTTCTCGAACTCGACGCCCTTGTGGACGAGGAGGGTGGCGTCACCACCGTCGTCGAGGATCATGTTCGGGCCGCCGGTGGGGGTGTTCGGCCAGGTCAGAGCCTGCTCCGTGCACCACCAGTACTCCTCCAGGGTTTCGCCCTTCCAGGCGAAGACCGGAACGCCGGCGGGGGCGTCCGGGGTCCCGTTCGGACCGACCGCGATCGCTGCGGCGGCGTGGTCCTGGGTCGAGTAGATGTTGCAGGAGGCCCAGCGGACCTCGGCGCCCAGGGCGACCAGGGTCTCGATGAGCACCGCGGTCTGCACGGTCATGTGCAGGGAGCCGGTGATCCGTGCGCCGGCCAGCGGCTGGGCGGCGGTGTACTCCTTGCGGATCGACATCAGGCCGGGCATCTCGTGCTCGGCGAGGGTGATCTCCTTGCGCCCGAAGGCGGCGAGGGAAAGGTCGGCGACCTTGAAGTCCTGGCGATTGGCGGCCGTCGTCATAACGGGCTGCTCCTCGTAGTGGGTCGAGGGTGGTCGGCTGGCTCTGCGGCGGCCACGACGGGCACACGAATGCCCGGGCGATCCGCAGTGCAGTCCGTCGGAGGCCCTCTCTCCCTCGGCCGGTCCACCTGCGCGGACCGATCGACCGCCATCAGCAGCGACGTCTGGTACTCCCCCGAATCTACACCGAACGGCCCAGCGAGCCCCAGTCCGCCCGGAGGGCGGCATGGGTCACGGGGCCGTTCGGGGCTGATCTTCAGTGGGTCAGTGGCCGGATTCCGTCGGTGTGCCCTCGGGAGACACGGGGCCGCCCGGCGCCTTGCCGGGGTTGGTGCCGGCGGCAGCGGCCTTCTCGTCGTAGATGTCGGGTTCGAGGTAGATGACCCGGGCGATCGGGACCGCCGCGCGGATCCGGTTCTCGGCGGCGTTGATCGCCTCCGCGACCTCGGCGGCGGACTCCTCGGCCCGCACCGCGATCTTGGCCGCCACCAGCAGCTCCTCCGGACCGAGGTGGAGCGTGCGCATGTGGATGACGCGGGTGACGGTGTCGCCGTCGACCACGGAGGCCTGGATCTTCTCGACGTCCTCGGTACCGGCCGCCTCACCGAGCAGCAGCGACTTCGTCTCCGCGGCGAGGACGATCGCGATCACGATCAGCAGGATGCCGATGCACAGGGTGCCGATGCCGTCCCACACGCCGTTGCCGGTGCCCAGGGCCAGGCCCACGCCACCGAGGGCCAGGATCAGCCCGACGAGCGCGCCGAGGTCCTCGAGGAGGACGACGGGAAGCTCGGGCGCCTTGGCACGGCGGACGAACTGCGTCCAGGACAGCTTGCCGCGGGTCTGGTTGGACTCCGTGATGGCCGTACGGAAGGAGAAGCTCTCGGCGATGATCGCGAAGACCAGCACGCCGACCGGCCAGTACCAGGCCTCGATCTCGTGCGGGTGCTTGATCTTCTCGTAGCCCTCGTAGATCGCGAACATGCCACCGACCGAGAACAGGACGATGGAGACGAGGAAGGCGTAGATGTAGCGCTCACGCCCGTAACCGAAGGGGTGCTGGGGGGTCGCCTCCCGCTGGGCCTTCTTGCCGCCGAGCAGCAGGAGCCCCTGATTGCCCGAGTCCGCCAGTGAGTGGACGCTCTCCGCCAGCATCGATGAAGAGCCACTGAAGAGGAACGCCACGAATTTGGCCACTGCGATGGCGAGGTTGGCGGCGAGTGCCGCCACGATCGCCTTGGTTCCGCCTGACGCGCTCATGGGTGCCTGGTGTCCCTTCCTCGGTGCTGCGGCACGGCGCCGCGTTACGGCCGGACATTGTTGCAGCCGCTGGTGCGGACGGTACGTCAGACCACCACGGTCGCACGGAAGAGCGTTCCCGTACCGGCCACTTCTACCGATTCGTCCGCAGGGACGAACACGGATTCGCCGGGTGCGAGAGCGATCTCACCTGCGCGCGGTGCGCCCGCCGTGCAGAGCAGGATCTGTGCCGTGGGCGCGGTGAGGTCCACCGGGCCGCCACCGGAGGGCAGGACGTAGCGCGACAGCCGGAATTCGTCGACCGGCGTCTCGTACACCTCCTCGCCGCTGGGCGCGGCCTCGGGGCGCAGGATGCCGGGCTCGGTGGCCTCGAAACGGACGATACGGAGCAGTTCGGGGACGTCGACGTGCTTGGGGGTCAGACCGCAGCGCAGCACGTTGTCGGAGTTGGCCATGATCTCGACACCGAGGCCGCCGAGATAGGCGTGGGGCACGCCCGCGCCGAGGAACATCGCTTCGCCCGGCTGGAGTTGCACGTAGTTCAGCAGCATGGCCGCGATGACGCCGGGGTCGCCCGGGTAGTGGTGGGCGATCTGGGCGTACGGGGCATGGGCGCCGCCGAGCCGCCCGGCGGCCTCGGACGCCTCGGCGACCGTGTGCGCCATCTCTTCGGGGTCCGCGGTGAGGATCGCCGTGAGGACCTCGCGCAGTGCCTCGTCCTCGGGGTGGGCGCGGAGCAGGTCCACGAAGGGCTTGAGGGAGTCCACGCCGAGGGCGGCTATCAGGTCGGCGGCCTCGGCGGGCCTCCGGAAGCCGCACAGCCCGTCGAAGGGCGTGAGTGCGCAGATCAGCTCGGGCTTGTGGTTGGCGTCCTTGTAGGTGCGGTGCGGCGCGTCGATCGGGATGCCACGGCGTTCCTCGTCCGCGTAGCCCTCCTGTGCCTGCGCGAGGTCGGGGTGGACCTGGAGGGACAGCGGGGCGCCGGCCGCGAGGAGTTTGAGCAGGAAGGGGAGCCGGGGTCCGAAGGTCCGGACGGCCGCCGCGCCGAGTTCGCGCTCGGGGTCGGCCGCGATGACGTCCGTGAGGGACCGCTCACGGGCTCCGGAGCCCGCGGTGGTGTCCGTACCGGTGGGCCGGGTGAGGCGTGAAGGGGCTCCCGGGTGGGCTCCCATCCACATCTCGGCCTGCGGTTCGCCGGTCGGGGCTGTGCCGAGCAGCTCGGGGATGGCCGTGGTGGACCCCCAGGCGTAGGGGCGCACGGTGTTGGAGAGCCGGTCCATGGAGATGAGTCCTCGTGGGATGTGCGGGGCGTGGGCGCCCGGGGTGGCGGGCCGTCAGGCCCGGTTGTCGGAGGCGAGGGAGGCGTATACGGCGGCGAAGTCGGTGACCGCGAGGAGCTCTGCGAGGGCTTCGAGCTCGCTGCCCTCCTCCGGTTCGAGTTCGCTGATGGCCGTGTCGTGGCTCAGGGCCAGTTCACGGGCGGCCGGGCTCGCGGTCAGGCCGCCGGCGGGCCGGTCGCGGAGCAGGACGACACGGGCCCTCATGGCCTCGGGCTCGTCCACCCGGTCCCGGAAGAAGTCGTCGGGGTCGGCCCCCGCCGCGAACGCCCCGGCGAGCAGCCCTCCGTGGGAGGGGAGCGCCTGCGGCAGCTCGGCCACGAGGGCCGGGCGGCCGGCGAGCTCGGCCAGGACAGCGGCGAAGCGGCGCCCGACGGGGCCTGCGGCCTCACCCTCCGTCCAGACGAGGGGCAGGCTGTCGGCGAGCTCCGCGGCGAGTGTCTTGGCCGGATTGCTGTACGTGGCGATGGCCGGCCCGCAGCGCTCCGCGGTGCGGTCGAGGCGGTCGGCGACCTTCTGCAGGGTCTCCGGGGGCGCTTCGATCAGGCCCACGCGGTCCAGCAGGGCGAGCAGCGGGGTGAGCAGGGCCCAGAGCGTGCCGGGGCCCGCCGCCGAGGTCTCGGCGTCGTACTCGCCGTGCGGGGCGGCTGCCATGGGCACGACGAGTCCGTGGACCCCGTCGACGGCCTCGCGCAGCGGGGACCGGACGGGCGCGACCGCGACGACCGTGCAGCCGCGGCGGTAGGCCTGCTCGGCGAGCAGCGCGAGGCCGGGTTCCGAACCGTCGGCCGTGGCGATGAGCAGCAGGTCCACGGATCCGGCCCAGCCCGGCAGCGCCCAGCGCAGCGCTCCGGCGGCGGCCGCGACCCCGGTGGGGCGGATCGGGATGACGGGCGCGGAGGCGCCGGCGAGAGCGCCGATCAGGTCGGCGACGCCGGTCGCGGCGGTGCCGGGGCCCGCGACGAGGACGGCGCGGGGCCGTCCTTCGGGGGCCAGGGCACCGATTCCCGCCTCGGCGGCGTGCCGGGCGGCGGTGCGGACGCGGGCTCCTGCCTCGGCGGCGCCGCGCAGCAGGCCTCGCCGGTCGGCTCGGGCCAGTGCTTCCGGTGCGTCGAGCAGCGACTCGTCGAGCATGGTGGTGGGCCTCCGATCACCGTGCTGATCAGGGTGCGGATTACGCGGGGCGGCGGGCCTCGTCGACGAGGAGCACCGGGATGCCGTCCCGCACCGGGTAGGCGAGACCGCAGTCCCCGCCGGTGCAGACCAGCTCGGGGCTCTCGGCGGCGGACCGGTCGTCGAGGCCGGCGTGGCAGGCCGGGCAGGCGAGGATCTCCAGAAGGCCGGCTTCGAGCGGCATGGGGTGGGTCCCTTCGGGCATGCGGTGCGGATCCGGTCCGGACCCGGTTCGGGTCCGCGGAGCCAGGGTCTTTCGGGCGTGGTCAGCCTACCGCCGGGCCGAGTGGGTCGCGGCCCGGCGGCCCCCGCCCGACGGGGCATGCGTCGGCGGTGTGCTCCCGATGTCGCCGACGGCGAGGACATGTCGGGCACTCCGCGCATACGCACGCCGGTCACGCGCGGACGACGGCGAGGACCTCGTCGCATGTCGGGCACTCCGCGCATACGCACGCCGGTCACGCGCGGACGACGGCGAGGACCTCGTCGCGTACCGCCGCCATGGTCTTCTCGTCCCGTGCCTCGACGTTCAGACGCAGCAGTGGCTCGGTGTTGGAGGCGCGGAGGTTGAACCACCAGTCGCCGCCGGTCACCGTGAGCCCGTCCAGCTCGTCGAACCGTACGTCGTCGCGGTGTCCGTACGCCGACCTGATCGCCGCCAGCCGGTCCGCCTGGTCGGCCACGGTGGAGTTGATCTCGCCGGATCCCGAGTAGCGGTCGTACCGGTCGAGGAGCCCGGAGAGCGGGCCGTCCTGGCTGCCCAGTGCGGCGAGGACGTGGAGGGCGGCGAGCATGCCCGTGTCGGCGTTCCAGAAGTCGCGGAAGTAGTAGTGCGCGGAGTGCTCGCCGCCGAAGATCGCGCCGTGCTCGGCCATCTCGGCCTTGATGAAGGAGTGGCCGACGCGGGTGCGGACGGGGGTTCCGCCGTTCTCGCGTACGACTTCGGGGACCGACCAGGAGGTGATCAGGTTGTGGATGACGGTGCCCTTGCCGCCGTTGCGCGCCAGCTCGCGGGCGGCGACCAGGGCCGTGATCGCGGACGGCGACACGCCTTCGCCGCGCTCGTCGACGACGAAGCAGCGGTCGGCGTCACCGTCGAAGGCGAGGCCGAGATCGGCTCCCTCGGCGAGGACGCGGGCCTGGAGGTCGACGATGTTCTTCGGGTCGAGCGGGTTGGCCTCGTGGTTGGGGAAGGTGCCGTCGAGCTCGAAGTACATCGGTACGAGGTCGAGGGAGAGGCCCGCGAAGACGGTGGGTACGGTGTGGCCGCCCATGCCGTTGCCCGCGTCCACGACGACCTTGAGCGGTCGGATCCCGGAGAGGCCGACGAGGCCCAGCAGGTGCGAGGCGTAGTCGGTGAGGGTGTCGCGCTCGGTGACCGTGCCCGGTTCGGTGGCGGTCGTGGCGGGGAGGCCGTGCTCCGACCACTGCTCGACGAGGGTGCGGATCTCGGTCAGGCCGGTGTCCTGGCCCACGGGGGCGGCCCCGGCGCGGCACAGCTTGATGCCGTTGTACCGCGCCGGGTTGTGCGAGGCCGTGAACATCGCTCCGGGCAGGTCCAGTGCCCCGGACGCGTAGTACAGCTGGTCCGTCGAGCAGAGCCCGATGAGGGTCACGTCGGCGCCGCGTGCCGTCGCACCACGGGCGAAGGCGGCGGCCAGACCGGGCGAGGAGGGCCGCATGTCGTGTCCGATCACGATCGCGTCCGCGTCGGTGACCTGGACGAAGGCCGCGCCGAACAGTTCGGCCAGCGCCTCGTCCCACTGGTCGGGCACGACTCCGCGCACGTCGTACGCCTTCACGAGCTGCGACAGGTCAGCAACCACGGCCGGTCCTCCTGGGATCTTTACGGACCGCCCAAACTACCCGGCGGTCCCGGACCCCCGGTCAGGGGAGCATCCAGCCCAGCACCGCCGTGCTCTGGGCCATCACGACCAGGCACATCACCAGCAGCAGGCCGAGACTCCACGGCAGTACCTTCCGCAGCAGGTCTCCCTCGCGTCCGGCGAGACCGACGGCCGCGCAGGCGATCGTCAGATTCTGCGGGGAGATCATCTTCCCCAGCACTCCCCCGGAGCTGTTGGCGGCGGCGAGGAGCTCCGGCGAGAGGCCGGACTCCCTCGCGGCGGACACCTGGAGCGCGCCGAAGAGGGCGTTGGCCGAGGTGTCGGAGCCGGACACGGCGACGCCGAACCAGCCGAGCACGGGCGAGAGGAAGGCGAGTCCGGCGCCGGCCGCGGCGACGGACTGCCCGATGGTGGCGGCCTGTCCGGAGAGGTTCATGACA from Streptomyces sp. QL37 harbors:
- the ahcY gene encoding adenosylhomocysteinase → MTTAANRQDFKVADLSLAAFGRKEITLAEHEMPGLMSIRKEYTAAQPLAGARITGSLHMTVQTAVLIETLVALGAEVRWASCNIYSTQDHAAAAIAVGPNGTPDAPAGVPVFAWKGETLEEYWWCTEQALTWPNTPTGGPNMILDDGGDATLLVHKGVEFEKAGEAPDPSTADSEEYAYILTLLNRTLGESPQKWTQLASEIRGVTEETTTGVHRLYEMHRDGTLLFPAINVNDAVTKSKFDNKYGCRHSLIDGINRATDVLIGGKTAVVCGYGDVGKGCAESLRGQGARVIITEIDPICALQAAMDGYQVTTLDDVVETADIFVTTTGNKDIIMASDMARMKHQAIVGNIGHFDNEIDMAGLAKIDGIVKDEVKPQVHTWKFPDGKVLIVLSEGRLLNLGNATGHPSFVMSNSFADQTLAQIELFTKPEAYPTDVYVLPKHLDEKVARLHLDALGVKLTTLRQEQADYIGVPVEGPYKSDLYRY
- a CDS encoding cation diffusion facilitator family transporter — protein: MSASGGTKAIVAALAANLAIAVAKFVAFLFSGSSSMLAESVHSLADSGNQGLLLLGGKKAQREATPQHPFGYGRERYIYAFLVSIVLFSVGGMFAIYEGYEKIKHPHEIEAWYWPVGVLVFAIIAESFSFRTAITESNQTRGKLSWTQFVRRAKAPELPVVLLEDLGALVGLILALGGVGLALGTGNGVWDGIGTLCIGILLIVIAIVLAAETKSLLLGEAAGTEDVEKIQASVVDGDTVTRVIHMRTLHLGPEELLVAAKIAVRAEESAAEVAEAINAAENRIRAAVPIARVIYLEPDIYDEKAAAAGTNPGKAPGGPVSPEGTPTESGH
- the manA gene encoding mannose-6-phosphate isomerase, class I — protein: MDRLSNTVRPYAWGSTTAIPELLGTAPTGEPQAEMWMGAHPGAPSRLTRPTGTDTTAGSGARERSLTDVIAADPERELGAAAVRTFGPRLPFLLKLLAAGAPLSLQVHPDLAQAQEGYADEERRGIPIDAPHRTYKDANHKPELICALTPFDGLCGFRRPAEAADLIAALGVDSLKPFVDLLRAHPEDEALREVLTAILTADPEEMAHTVAEASEAAGRLGGAHAPYAQIAHHYPGDPGVIAAMLLNYVQLQPGEAMFLGAGVPHAYLGGLGVEIMANSDNVLRCGLTPKHVDVPELLRIVRFEATEPGILRPEAAPSGEEVYETPVDEFRLSRYVLPSGGGPVDLTAPTAQILLCTAGAPRAGEIALAPGESVFVPADESVEVAGTGTLFRATVVV
- a CDS encoding SIS domain-containing protein, coding for MLDESLLDAPEALARADRRGLLRGAAEAGARVRTAARHAAEAGIGALAPEGRPRAVLVAGPGTAATGVADLIGALAGASAPVIPIRPTGVAAAAGALRWALPGWAGSVDLLLIATADGSEPGLALLAEQAYRRGCTVVAVAPVRSPLREAVDGVHGLVVPMAAAPHGEYDAETSAAGPGTLWALLTPLLALLDRVGLIEAPPETLQKVADRLDRTAERCGPAIATYSNPAKTLAAELADSLPLVWTEGEAAGPVGRRFAAVLAELAGRPALVAELPQALPSHGGLLAGAFAAGADPDDFFRDRVDEPEAMRARVVLLRDRPAGGLTASPAARELALSHDTAISELEPEEGSELEALAELLAVTDFAAVYASLASDNRA
- a CDS encoding Trm112 family protein, whose translation is MPLEAGLLEILACPACHAGLDDRSAAESPELVCTGGDCGLAYPVRDGIPVLLVDEARRPA
- a CDS encoding phosphomannomutase/phosphoglucomutase, producing the protein MVADLSQLVKAYDVRGVVPDQWDEALAELFGAAFVQVTDADAIVIGHDMRPSSPGLAAAFARGATARGADVTLIGLCSTDQLYYASGALDLPGAMFTASHNPARYNGIKLCRAGAAPVGQDTGLTEIRTLVEQWSEHGLPATTATEPGTVTERDTLTDYASHLLGLVGLSGIRPLKVVVDAGNGMGGHTVPTVFAGLSLDLVPMYFELDGTFPNHEANPLDPKNIVDLQARVLAEGADLGLAFDGDADRCFVVDERGEGVSPSAITALVAARELARNGGKGTVIHNLITSWSVPEVVRENGGTPVRTRVGHSFIKAEMAEHGAIFGGEHSAHYYFRDFWNADTGMLAALHVLAALGSQDGPLSGLLDRYDRYSGSGEINSTVADQADRLAAIRSAYGHRDDVRFDELDGLTVTGGDWWFNLRASNTEPLLRLNVEARDEKTMAAVRDEVLAVVRA